The following proteins are encoded in a genomic region of Cryptomeria japonica chromosome 11, Sugi_1.0, whole genome shotgun sequence:
- the LOC131860336 gene encoding caffeic acid 3-O-methyltransferase-like, giving the protein MELGFFTYLPVAINDVIELVALQIMANAGDGLQVSPAHIVSQIPNVTNPDASITLDMILRVLASHSLLSCSVSTYKNGKPKRLYGLTPLYKYLVQNKDGLSLAQLALMNQDKVFIDTWHYLKDAILEGSQPFTKVHGVNTFDYLAKEHTEEEFKDPSKAIVFAGGVKPICCVNGVWVIEFQK; this is encoded by the coding sequence ATGGAGCTAGGCTTCTTCACCTACCTCCCTGTGGCCATCAACGATGTAATAGAGCTTGTTGCGCTACAGATCATGGCCAATGCAGGTGATGGCCTTCAAGTTTCCCCTGCTCACATTGTGTCCCAAATTCCAAATGTAACAAACCCAGATGCATCAATTACTCTAGATATGATTCTGAGAGTTCTAGCAAGTCATTCCCTCCTCAGTTGTTCTGTAAGCACATACAAGAATGGAAAGCCTAAGAGGCTCTATGGTCTGACTCCTCTCTACAAATACCTTGTGCAGAACAAGGATGGCTTGTCCTTGGCACAACTGGCCTTGATGAACCAGGACAAGGTGTTCATAGACACTTGGCATTATCTTAAGGATGCTATTCTTGAAGGGAGCCAACCATTCACCAAGGTACATGGGGTGAATACATTTGATTACCTTGCCAAAGAGCATACAGAGGAGGAGTTCAAAGACCCTTCAAAAGCAATAGTATTTGCAGGAGGTGTGAAGCCAATTTGTTGTGTTAATGGAGTCTGGGTTATTGAGTTCCAGAAATGA